In one Anaerobacillus sp. CMMVII genomic region, the following are encoded:
- the dapD gene encoding 2,3,4,5-tetrahydropyridine-2,6-dicarboxylate N-acetyltransferase yields the protein MKMMDANEIISFISNSVKSTPVKVYVKGDLEGINFGENTKTFISGPTGTLFGEWADIEAALKANEEKIEDYVVENDRRNSAIPLLDMKHIKARIEPGAVIRDQVEIGDNAVIMMGASINIGSVIGEGTMIDMNVVLGGRATVGKNCHIGAGSVLAGVIEPPSAKPVVVEDDVVVGANAVILEGVTVGKGAVVAAGAIVTEDVPPNTVVAGVPARVIKEIDEKTKGKTEIKQELRRLNEDR from the coding sequence ATGAAAATGATGGATGCAAACGAAATTATCTCATTTATTTCAAACAGTGTGAAATCCACACCTGTAAAGGTTTACGTAAAAGGGGATCTTGAAGGGATTAACTTTGGTGAGAACACAAAAACGTTTATTTCTGGTCCTACTGGAACATTGTTTGGTGAGTGGGCTGATATTGAAGCAGCTTTGAAAGCAAATGAAGAAAAGATTGAAGACTATGTCGTTGAAAATGATCGTCGTAACTCGGCCATTCCGTTATTAGATATGAAGCATATTAAAGCTCGAATTGAGCCAGGTGCAGTTATCCGTGATCAAGTTGAAATTGGTGACAATGCAGTAATCATGATGGGTGCTTCAATTAATATTGGTTCTGTCATCGGTGAAGGTACAATGATCGATATGAACGTAGTATTAGGTGGAAGAGCTACTGTAGGTAAAAACTGCCACATTGGTGCAGGTTCTGTGTTAGCTGGTGTTATTGAGCCACCTTCAGCTAAACCAGTAGTTGTAGAAGATGATGTAGTTGTTGGAGCGAACGCAGTTATTTTAGAGGGAGTAACAGTTGGTAAAGGAGCAGTTGTAGCTGCTGGAGCAATTGTTACAGAAGATGTACCACCGAACACGGTTGTAGCAGGAGTTCCTGCTCGTGTAATTAAAGAGATTGATGAAAAAACAAAAGGAAAGACAGAAATTAAGCAAGAATTACGCCGTTTAAACGAAGATAGATAA
- the aceA gene encoding isocitrate lyase, translated as MVNYQEELRKLETSWDTDERWVGIKRNYTAADVIKLRGSVQIEHTLARRGAERLWKQLQSMDFVAALGALTGNQAIQQAKAGLQAVYLSGWQVAADANLAGQMYPDQSLYPANSVPMVVKRINQALQRADQIQHMEGNGDIDYLLPIVADAEAGFGGQLNVFELMKGMIEAGAAGVHFEDQLASEKKCGHLGGKVLIPTQTAIRNLTAARLAADVSGVPTLIIARTDADAADLITSDVDPYDRQFITGERTPEGFFRTMAGIEQAISRGLAYAPYADLVWCETSKPSLEEAKAFADAIHAEFPGKMLAYNCSPSFNWKANLDEETIEHYQVELGKMGYKFQFVTLAGFHALNHSMFELAHAYKTRGMGAYSELQQAEFASEPKGYTATRHQREVGTGYFDEVSQAVSGGTSSTTALKGSTEAAQF; from the coding sequence ATGGTTAATTATCAAGAGGAACTTAGAAAACTGGAGACGAGTTGGGACACAGATGAAAGATGGGTAGGAATTAAGAGGAACTACACAGCTGCAGATGTCATAAAGTTAAGAGGATCTGTGCAAATTGAACATACTTTAGCTCGTCGTGGTGCGGAGCGTCTATGGAAACAATTACAATCAATGGATTTTGTAGCAGCACTAGGAGCATTAACTGGAAACCAAGCAATTCAGCAAGCAAAAGCTGGTTTACAGGCTGTTTACTTAAGTGGATGGCAGGTAGCTGCTGACGCGAATCTTGCAGGCCAGATGTACCCGGATCAAAGCTTGTATCCAGCCAATAGCGTGCCGATGGTTGTTAAAAGAATTAATCAAGCATTACAACGAGCTGACCAAATACAGCATATGGAGGGAAATGGAGATATTGATTATTTACTTCCGATCGTCGCAGATGCCGAAGCAGGTTTTGGTGGACAATTGAATGTATTTGAACTGATGAAAGGGATGATTGAAGCAGGTGCTGCTGGAGTTCACTTTGAAGACCAACTTGCATCGGAGAAAAAGTGTGGTCATCTTGGAGGTAAGGTTTTAATTCCAACACAGACAGCGATCCGTAATTTGACAGCTGCTAGACTTGCCGCAGATGTTTCGGGAGTTCCGACATTAATTATTGCGAGAACTGATGCTGATGCTGCCGATTTAATAACAAGCGATGTTGATCCTTATGATCGTCAATTTATTACAGGAGAAAGAACACCAGAAGGATTTTTCCGCACAATGGCAGGTATTGAACAAGCGATTTCGCGAGGTTTAGCTTATGCCCCATATGCAGACTTAGTTTGGTGTGAAACTTCAAAACCTAGTCTTGAAGAGGCAAAGGCATTTGCTGATGCAATTCATGCGGAGTTTCCTGGAAAAATGTTGGCTTACAACTGTTCACCATCATTTAATTGGAAGGCGAACTTGGACGAAGAGACAATTGAACATTATCAGGTTGAATTAGGGAAAATGGGCTACAAATTTCAATTTGTAACTTTAGCAGGTTTTCATGCACTTAACCATAGTATGTTTGAGTTAGCTCACGCTTATAAAACACGAGGAATGGGGGCATATTCTGAGTTGCAACAAGCTGAATTTGCTAGTGAACCAAAGGGTTACACAGCAACACGCCATCAACGCGAGGTCGGGACTGGCTACTTTGATGAAGTTTCTCAGGCAGTTTCAGGTGGTACCTCCTCAACGACAGCTCTAAAGGGTTCTACTGAAGCAGCACAATTCTAA